The following coding sequences lie in one Anomalospiza imberbis isolate Cuckoo-Finch-1a 21T00152 chromosome 17, ASM3175350v1, whole genome shotgun sequence genomic window:
- the LOC137484335 gene encoding opsin-5-like encodes MCHRVLWGTEGAGHSSSARSHSHFHVYLALQMGNASNTSVFTSTLSEREDLIFGTLYLIFGIMSLSGNSLLLLVAHQKRSLLKPAEFFIVNLAISDLSMTVTLFPLATSSFFAHRWLFDQAVCTLYAFCGVLFGLCSLASLTVLSTVCCLKVCYPAYGSRFSRSHAAGLLLAVWAYALAFACAPLARWGSYGPEPYGTACCIAWEASSRQAMLYILALLIFCYLLPCLLILVSYALILWTVWVSRRAVRQHTSPRRGARGAHGLLLRLSVAVCLGFLAAWTPYAVVALWALLGDASQVPALAFVLSAVFAKSSTLYNPLVYLLLKPSFHRFLSKDGVPLCTLLCCGCRGAALRPFPAPRRRGRPGAGRSCSDGFGGFSDCPRCFTPPWLPGSSAQRGTQAVLASGAAGQPGLRRTVQVMVLLTWRWPGLGTASVAGEALPSAIAKDLL; translated from the exons ATGTGTCACCGTGTCCTCTGGGGAACTGAAGGAGCTGGGCACTCCTCATCAGCCAGGAGTCACTCTCACTTCCATGTGTATCTTGCTTTACAGATGGGGAATGCGTCCAACACCTCAGTGTTCACCTCCACCCTATCGGAGAGAGAAGACCTGATTTTTGGCACTCTCTATTTGATCTTTG GCATCATGTCCCTGTCTGGGaactcactgctgctgctggtggcccATCAGAAGAGGTCCCTGCTGAAACCTGCCGAGTTCTTCATCGTCAACCTGGCCATCAGTGACCTGAGCATGACGGTGACGCTCTTCCCCTTGGCCACCTCCTCCTTCTTTGCACACAG GTGGCTCTTCGACCAGGCCGTGTGCACCCTCTACGCCTTCTGCGGGGTCCTGTTcgggctgtgcagcctggccaGCCTGACGGTGCTCAGCACGGTCTGCTGCCTGAAGGTCTGTTACCCGGCATATG GGAGCAGGTTCTCGCGGAGCCACGCCGCCGGGCTGCTGCTGGCCGTGTGGGCCTACGCCCTGGCCTTCGCCTGCGCGCCCCTGGCCCGGTGGGGCAGCTACGGCCCCGAGCCCTACGGGACGGCCTGCTGCATCGCCTGGGAGGCCTCCAGCAGGCAGGCCATGCTCTACATCCTCGCCCTCCTCATCTTCTGCTacctgctgccctgcctgctcaTCCTGGTGTCCTACGCGCTGATCCTGTGGACGGTGTGGGTGTCGCGGAGAGCTGTGAGGCAGCACACGTCCCCCCGGCGCGGGGCCCGTGGCGCACACGGCCTGCTGCTCAGG ctgagCGTCGCCGTGTGCCTGGGGTTCCTGGCTGCCTGGACTCCCTACGCCGTGGTTGCGCTGTGGGCACTGCTCGGGGACGCCAGCCAGGTGCCAGCGCTGGCCTTCGTGCTCTCGGCCGTCTTTGCCAAGTCCTCGACGCTCTACAACCCGCTGGTGTACCTGCTCCTCAAGCCCAGCTTCCACAGGTTCCTGTCCAAGGACGGGGTGCCCCTGTGCACCCTCCTGTGCTGCGGCTGCCGGGGCGCTGCGCTCCGGCCCTTCCCGGCGCCGCGCCGCAGGGGCCGCCCCGGCGCTGGCAGAAGCTGCAGCGACGGTTTTGGGGGTTTCAGTGACTGCCCCAGGTGCTTCACACCCCCCTGGCTGCCCGGCAGCTCAGCCCAGCGTGGCACCCAGGCCGTGCTGGCCAGCGGAGCCGCggggcagccagggctgaggaggACGGTGCAGGTCATGGTGCTGCTCACGTGGAGGTGGCcaggcctgggcactgccagcgtGGCGGGGGAGGCCCTGCCCTCGGCCATCGCCAAGGACctgctctga